A single region of the Opitutus sp. genome encodes:
- a CDS encoding Asp23/Gls24 family envelope stress response protein yields the protein MQSSEFIPTSRFDDQPELGEIKINHNVVASIVRLAALQVPGVAGVGGGIVDGLSELFSKRRESDHRGVRVSETDSDTYAIELRVIIKYGAEIAKTAYEVQVAVRKQVIAMTEKNVAKVDVIIEGVRLPHDPAEAADKAEDLWPEAPATD from the coding sequence ATGCAATCCTCCGAGTTCATTCCCACGTCCCGCTTCGACGACCAGCCGGAGCTCGGCGAGATTAAGATCAACCACAATGTCGTGGCCAGCATCGTCCGGCTCGCGGCCCTCCAAGTTCCCGGTGTTGCCGGCGTGGGTGGCGGAATCGTCGATGGCCTGAGCGAGCTTTTTAGCAAACGTCGCGAGTCCGACCATCGCGGCGTCCGGGTGAGCGAGACCGACTCCGACACCTACGCGATTGAGCTGCGGGTGATCATCAAGTACGGCGCTGAAATCGCCAAGACCGCCTACGAGGTCCAGGTGGCGGTGCGTAAGCAGGTGATCGCGATGACCGAGAAAAACGTCGCCAAGGTCGACGTCATCATTGAGGGCGTGCGCCTGCCGCATGACCCGGCTGAAGCCGCCGACAAGGCCGAGGACCTGTGGCCCGAGGCTCCGGCGACCGACTAA